The Nitrospira sp. genome window below encodes:
- a CDS encoding glutamate synthase subunit beta yields the protein MGDPKGFMKYAREGPKRKPIELRVLDWKEMYEPISEEKLKVQGARCMDCGVPFCQGSTGCPVVNLIPEWNDLVYRGRWKDALKALHTTNNFPEFTGRLCPAPCEGACVLGINEDPVSIRIIEWNIVDRGFNDGMIAPILPVVKTGKTVAIIGSGPAGLAAAQQLARAGHDVTLFEKSDRIGGLLRYGIPDFKMEKWVIDRRLEQMKAEGVKFQTGVTVGTDITGEQLRKQFDAVGLTMGAEQARELPIPGRELKGVHLAMEYLTQQNKRTAGIPVTDEPITAKGKRVVIIGGGDTGSDCLGTAHRQGCVEAHQFELLPEPPPQRAGSTPWPLWPMQLRTSHAHEEGCDRQWSVSTTKFSGHNGHVTKLHGHRVKFENGKFEPMPGTEFEMNADLVLLAMGFTGPVKNGLLDDLGVKYDARGAVTVDQHFMTNLEGVFAGGDTKRGASLIVWAIAEGRKMAAGINQYLQANRSAKRPSPEPG from the coding sequence ATGGGTGATCCAAAAGGTTTCATGAAATATGCCCGTGAGGGCCCGAAGCGGAAGCCGATCGAGTTGCGTGTGCTCGATTGGAAGGAGATGTACGAGCCGATCTCGGAGGAGAAGCTCAAGGTCCAAGGCGCGCGTTGCATGGATTGCGGTGTGCCGTTTTGCCAAGGCAGCACTGGCTGCCCCGTCGTCAATCTCATCCCTGAATGGAACGATCTTGTTTACCGTGGTCGCTGGAAAGATGCCCTCAAAGCGCTGCACACGACGAATAACTTTCCGGAATTCACGGGCCGGCTCTGCCCGGCCCCCTGCGAAGGGGCCTGTGTGCTCGGGATCAATGAAGATCCGGTTTCCATCCGCATCATCGAATGGAATATTGTCGATCGAGGATTCAACGACGGAATGATCGCCCCGATCCTGCCTGTCGTCAAGACTGGGAAGACGGTTGCGATCATCGGTTCCGGTCCGGCAGGGCTGGCTGCGGCACAGCAATTGGCTCGTGCCGGCCATGACGTGACGCTCTTCGAAAAATCCGATCGGATCGGTGGCCTCCTCCGCTACGGCATCCCCGACTTCAAAATGGAGAAGTGGGTCATCGACCGTCGTTTAGAACAGATGAAGGCCGAAGGGGTGAAGTTCCAAACTGGTGTGACGGTCGGCACTGATATCACCGGCGAGCAGCTGCGCAAGCAGTTCGACGCGGTAGGGCTCACGATGGGAGCCGAACAGGCGCGCGAGCTACCGATTCCTGGCCGTGAGCTCAAGGGTGTGCACCTCGCCATGGAATATCTCACCCAGCAGAACAAGCGGACAGCCGGTATTCCGGTTACCGACGAACCGATCACAGCAAAGGGGAAGCGGGTGGTCATCATCGGCGGCGGGGATACCGGGTCCGATTGTCTCGGCACTGCCCATCGTCAGGGTTGCGTCGAAGCACATCAATTTGAATTGTTGCCCGAACCGCCCCCGCAGCGGGCTGGCTCCACCCCCTGGCCGCTCTGGCCGATGCAGCTGCGCACTTCCCACGCTCATGAGGAAGGGTGTGATCGGCAATGGAGCGTGTCGACGACGAAGTTCTCCGGTCATAACGGCCATGTCACAAAACTACATGGCCACCGGGTCAAGTTTGAAAACGGCAAGTTTGAACCGATGCCCGGTACCGAGTTCGAGATGAATGCCGATCTCGTGTTGCTTGCCATGGGGTTTACCGGTCCGGTCAAGAACGGTCTGCTCGATGACCTGGGCGTAAAATATGACGCACGCGGTGCTGTGACGGTCGACCAGCACTTCATGACCAACCTTGAAGGCGTCTTTGCCGGCGGCGATACCAAACGCGGCGCGTCGCTCATCGTCTGGGCCATCGCCGAAGGGCGAAAAATGGCGGCAGGGATCAATCAGTATCTGCAAGCGAACCGGTCCGCAAAAAGGCCATCTCCTGAGCCTGGTTGA
- a CDS encoding DUF2235 domain-containing protein, with product MSKNIVLLSDGTGNSAAKVVKTNVWRLYQALDVSATNQENPNAPVQIAFYDDGVGTSSFMPLAVLGGAFGWGLKRNVLDLYCFLCRNYEPDDRIYCFGFSRGAFTARVLVGMVTSQGLVPVTGLSEDELRRHATRRYREFRREFAQGDVVVNVFRRVRDVVLSIQNDGEGRYKSDKVIPPINFVGLWDTVAAYGLPIDELTRAWDKIFPLSAPDRNLSKHVNQACHALALDDERHSFHPVLWNEADQTNPPRIKQVWFSGMHANVGGGYPDDALAHVSLDWMMTEAEDAKLVFLENDREKVRISSDLNGKLYDSRSGMGGVYRYQPRDLVALCNDRPHENNQVIVELPKIHHSVMKRIQLNMDGYAPIGLPTRYVVVGPGGNVVDQKIGDPTGKIFIETEEAATARRNREEGVWDLVWRKRAVYFLSVLVALSLLVFPVWHHDSTACEGKSCWAAPFVNALELVAPGALFPWISAFKTHPAALGAHMALLVLLIMRGGQLGAKIKGQMRRIWDEQKVEGEPGIVRSLRTSRLYKGVMGTMRTWVMPWVASLAVIWLLFAGLSQGVFSILNSGGVICSVTSSRSVQRFVTRDICWNSHKTAQQGTRYRVTISMGEGGWTDRGVPAGLGGVHSSDVTLPMHLFTLFKRDIHEPWFRPILRIGDEGADDYPLVGDLKDGGRVLVAEITARRSGPVYLFVNDAVLPGPSSWQKLYDNNEGYGTFEFERLGHTSY from the coding sequence ATGTCGAAGAACATCGTGCTGTTATCCGATGGTACCGGGAATAGTGCAGCAAAGGTTGTGAAGACGAATGTGTGGAGGTTGTATCAGGCGTTGGATGTTTCTGCGACGAATCAAGAGAATCCCAACGCGCCTGTCCAGATCGCGTTCTATGACGATGGCGTGGGTACCTCCTCTTTCATGCCTCTCGCGGTACTCGGTGGCGCGTTTGGATGGGGGCTCAAACGCAACGTACTGGATCTCTACTGTTTTCTCTGTCGAAACTACGAACCAGATGATCGTATTTATTGCTTTGGGTTCAGTCGAGGAGCATTCACGGCTCGCGTGTTAGTCGGGATGGTCACTTCTCAAGGGCTGGTCCCTGTCACCGGCCTGTCAGAAGATGAACTACGGCGCCACGCTACCCGACGCTATCGCGAGTTCCGCAGGGAGTTCGCTCAGGGGGATGTGGTTGTGAACGTTTTTCGGCGGGTTCGCGATGTGGTCTTATCCATTCAGAACGATGGCGAAGGGCGTTATAAATCTGACAAGGTAATTCCACCGATCAACTTTGTCGGGCTGTGGGATACTGTGGCCGCCTATGGGTTGCCAATCGACGAGCTCACGAGGGCATGGGATAAGATCTTTCCCCTTTCCGCGCCAGATCGGAACTTGAGTAAGCATGTGAATCAGGCCTGTCACGCACTTGCCCTCGACGACGAGCGGCATTCATTTCATCCAGTACTCTGGAACGAGGCGGACCAAACTAATCCGCCGCGCATCAAGCAAGTATGGTTCTCAGGTATGCATGCGAACGTTGGGGGAGGCTATCCGGACGATGCGTTGGCCCACGTGTCACTCGACTGGATGATGACGGAGGCCGAAGATGCTAAGTTGGTGTTTCTTGAAAATGACCGAGAGAAGGTACGGATATCGTCGGACTTGAATGGGAAGCTCTATGACTCGCGCTCGGGGATGGGAGGAGTGTATCGTTATCAGCCGCGAGATCTTGTTGCTCTCTGCAATGACAGACCTCATGAGAACAATCAGGTAATCGTCGAACTTCCAAAGATTCATCACAGCGTCATGAAACGCATCCAATTGAATATGGATGGGTATGCCCCCATCGGCCTTCCCACTCGTTATGTGGTCGTTGGACCTGGTGGGAATGTGGTCGATCAGAAAATCGGAGATCCGACGGGGAAGATTTTTATTGAAACCGAAGAGGCGGCTACAGCTCGGCGCAATCGTGAAGAAGGTGTCTGGGACCTCGTCTGGCGAAAGCGCGCTGTGTACTTTCTCTCCGTACTGGTCGCACTGTCCCTTCTGGTCTTCCCGGTATGGCATCATGACTCAACTGCTTGTGAGGGAAAATCTTGTTGGGCCGCACCGTTCGTCAACGCCCTTGAACTGGTGGCTCCTGGTGCATTGTTTCCCTGGATTAGTGCCTTTAAAACTCATCCAGCTGCACTTGGTGCGCATATGGCGCTTCTTGTGCTCTTGATTATGAGAGGAGGTCAATTAGGGGCAAAAATTAAGGGGCAAATGCGCAGGATTTGGGATGAACAGAAGGTGGAGGGGGAGCCAGGCATTGTACGCTCGCTCAGAACCAGCAGATTGTATAAGGGTGTCATGGGAACTATGCGCACTTGGGTCATGCCATGGGTTGCCAGTCTGGCTGTCATCTGGTTGCTGTTCGCTGGCCTATCGCAGGGGGTATTTTCAATCTTGAACTCTGGTGGTGTGATCTGCTCCGTCACATCGTCTCGCTCCGTTCAACGGTTTGTGACACGTGATATTTGTTGGAACAGTCATAAAACAGCACAGCAGGGGACTCGTTATCGCGTAACGATTTCAATGGGGGAAGGAGGATGGACAGATAGGGGTGTGCCCGCTGGGCTGGGGGGGGTGCATTCGTCCGATGTGACGTTGCCCATGCATCTCTTCACGCTGTTTAAAAGAGACATCCACGAGCCGTGGTTCCGCCCCATCCTTCGTATTGGCGATGAAGGTGCGGACGACTATCCGCTCGTTGGGGACTTGAAAGATGGTGGTCGTGTGCTCGTAGCAGAAATAACGGCGCGTCGGTCCGGGCCCGTCTATCTATTTGTGAATGATGCTGTGCTTCCAGGTCCATCAAGCTGGCAAAAGTTGTATGACAATAATGAGGGTTATGGGACGTTCGAGTTCGAGAGGCTTGGACATACCTCGTACTGA
- a CDS encoding PilZ domain-containing protein, with translation MRLRNSPRKYVRYSASVQTDNGAGEGTLFDLSTTGCRIQSNAALTPGSYLALHFEVPQTESHLAVEVSVVRWHKDNQFGIEFLRYAEGVRERVSDLIEGREAPVTSSQPIQTELALDLVAA, from the coding sequence ATGAGGCTACGGAACAGCCCAAGAAAGTATGTGCGGTATTCCGCCAGCGTCCAGACGGACAACGGCGCCGGAGAAGGCACCCTCTTCGATCTCTCTACCACGGGCTGCCGAATACAAAGCAATGCGGCCCTGACTCCCGGAAGCTATCTCGCCCTCCATTTCGAGGTACCCCAAACAGAATCCCATCTCGCCGTAGAAGTCTCAGTCGTGCGCTGGCACAAAGACAATCAGTTCGGCATCGAGTTCCTTCGCTACGCCGAGGGAGTCCGAGAACGAGTCAGTGATCTGATCGAAGGTCGCGAAGCACCTGTTACGTCCAGCCAACCTATTCAAACTGAACTCGCGCTCGACCTAGTCGCTGCGTAA
- a CDS encoding DUF5069 domain-containing protein: MTRQNFPRSPKVLLGGIAHLGRFIDKIQLRHAGQIQDYNYITMGFDKYLVDFLGIDGKAFEQRVLAGGMDEDLLAWVKENGHKVSDEEIDQWSKNLLASGPKDEAARQRFQGRLQEVASKRGVPVSSLPSVSTWVDVIELDEERL, translated from the coding sequence ATGACTCGGCAAAATTTTCCCCGCAGCCCCAAGGTTCTTCTCGGTGGGATTGCTCACCTCGGACGGTTTATCGACAAAATTCAGCTTCGTCATGCTGGACAAATTCAGGACTACAACTACATCACGATGGGGTTCGATAAGTATCTCGTGGATTTTCTTGGTATTGATGGAAAGGCCTTCGAGCAGCGGGTCTTAGCCGGTGGAATGGATGAGGACCTACTTGCGTGGGTGAAGGAGAATGGCCACAAGGTTTCAGATGAAGAAATCGATCAATGGAGCAAGAATCTCCTGGCATCCGGTCCGAAAGATGAGGCAGCTCGCCAGCGGTTTCAAGGCCGGCTTCAAGAAGTTGCCTCCAAGCGTGGCGTACCGGTATCGAGTCTTCCCTCCGTGTCTACCTGGGTGGATGTCATCGAGCTTGACGAAGAGCGCCTGTAG
- a CDS encoding CHAP domain-containing protein, giving the protein MRYLVLIAVVILMPLAGCTTPIPTSARLMGKVPMSVDQPAHSRPSRPTQSLATLPPERQAVPFLTSLPSRSAIVQSAARLVGARTIMSQGKRIAYDCAGVARAVYLAHGIDLYRAISQDVNANGVRLIYNHVHRHGVLHRGPDVRPGDLVFFDNTWDFNGDGKANDPLTHIGIVEEVEPDGTVVFISRVASAIERYRMNLEQPHIHRTGDGRVLNDYIRRKHPTDPAHTARLTGELFAFYGNLLSPWEDLPGEDTIVQIQDRQDLPNPPVSTILPP; this is encoded by the coding sequence ATGAGATACCTCGTACTTATCGCCGTTGTGATCCTCATGCCTCTGGCCGGCTGTACGACGCCGATACCGACGTCTGCGCGGCTCATGGGTAAGGTACCGATGTCCGTTGATCAACCGGCTCATTCCCGACCCTCTCGACCGACTCAATCCCTGGCTACATTACCTCCTGAGCGACAGGCGGTTCCCTTTTTGACGTCGTTGCCCAGCCGATCGGCCATCGTTCAGTCCGCAGCACGGTTGGTCGGAGCACGGACGATCATGAGCCAGGGTAAACGAATCGCCTACGACTGTGCTGGAGTGGCTCGTGCCGTCTACCTGGCACACGGCATCGATCTCTACCGGGCAATCAGCCAGGATGTGAACGCCAACGGGGTCCGACTCATCTACAACCATGTGCATCGGCATGGCGTCCTTCATCGTGGACCGGATGTCCGGCCAGGCGACCTCGTGTTTTTCGACAACACGTGGGATTTTAATGGCGACGGGAAGGCGAACGATCCCCTCACCCATATCGGCATCGTTGAGGAAGTGGAGCCGGACGGGACCGTCGTCTTCATCAGCCGCGTTGCAAGTGCCATTGAGCGCTATCGAATGAACTTGGAGCAACCGCATATCCACAGGACAGGCGACGGTCGAGTCCTCAACGACTATATCCGGCGAAAACATCCCACAGACCCTGCTCATACCGCCCGATTGACTGGTGAACTCTTTGCGTTTTACGGCAACCTGTTGAGTCCCTGGGAAGATCTCCCTGGAGAAGACACAATTGTACAGATTCAGGATCGGCAAGACCTTCCCAACCCACCTGTTTCAACCATACTGCCACCATAA
- a CDS encoding AAA family ATPase, whose amino-acid sequence MALSTSVHDLRILIRSSHPLVVIETVEEDRVLALLQSVTAQERMPLFEWSVTRGLTRADDAPTLSRMTATPLAVLQHIHGLTVEAVFWLKDLGPHLQDPAICRQLREVGAAYSRSRSTCILTGQPITLPLELEQSAVRLDLRLPDREELRSMLHDLLRSLAPRTSTRLRSTTLVQSMLRSINETQTADKGPSSRDADAILRALQGFTLHQARQAVAHCLVERGTLSADDVQAILKRKVQAIKDGGLLEYYPLEDNRFELGGFTNLKAWLERAQVGFTEEAKSLNLTPPRGIMLVGVPGCGKSLAAKAIAREWKLPLLKLDAGRLFDKFIGESEKNFRKAIEMAESLSPIVLWIDEIEKAMVAGGGSGEADAGLSRRLFGAFLTWLQEKKQDVFVIATANDLSSLPPELLRKGRFDEIFFVDLPDDTERASIWNIHLSLRKQDRAQFDLGTIVSASDGFSGSEIEQAVVAALYRALHRKTPLTTDLLIEELTQTVPLSVTRREDIDALRRTAEGRFVNVR is encoded by the coding sequence ATGGCTCTGTCAACCAGTGTGCACGATCTCCGCATCCTGATCCGTTCCTCCCATCCTCTCGTCGTGATCGAAACGGTGGAAGAGGACCGGGTGCTGGCCCTCCTGCAATCAGTCACAGCTCAGGAACGGATGCCCCTCTTCGAATGGTCCGTCACCAGAGGGCTGACGCGTGCCGACGATGCCCCGACGCTCAGCAGAATGACCGCCACACCCTTGGCCGTGCTCCAGCACATCCACGGGCTTACTGTTGAAGCGGTATTCTGGCTGAAAGATCTCGGCCCCCATCTGCAAGATCCTGCCATATGCCGGCAGCTTCGTGAGGTCGGAGCCGCCTACAGCCGATCACGATCCACCTGCATCCTGACCGGTCAGCCGATTACGCTCCCGTTGGAATTAGAGCAGTCTGCCGTACGACTCGATCTGAGGCTGCCTGATCGAGAGGAGCTGCGATCCATGCTGCACGATCTACTTCGTTCATTGGCACCTCGCACTTCCACTCGCCTGCGATCGACCACTCTCGTGCAGAGCATGCTGAGGTCAATCAATGAGACCCAGACAGCAGATAAGGGACCGAGCAGCCGAGATGCCGATGCGATCCTGCGTGCGTTACAGGGTTTCACACTCCATCAAGCGCGCCAAGCCGTAGCCCATTGTCTCGTCGAACGTGGCACCCTCTCGGCCGACGACGTGCAGGCTATTCTGAAACGTAAAGTGCAGGCTATTAAGGATGGCGGACTGTTGGAGTACTATCCATTGGAAGACAACCGGTTTGAACTGGGGGGCTTCACCAATCTCAAGGCCTGGTTGGAACGCGCGCAGGTCGGGTTTACGGAGGAAGCGAAATCACTCAACCTCACGCCGCCTCGAGGCATTATGCTAGTCGGAGTGCCGGGCTGTGGTAAATCGCTGGCTGCAAAGGCCATTGCACGGGAATGGAAGCTGCCACTCTTGAAACTCGACGCCGGCCGCTTGTTCGACAAGTTCATCGGCGAGTCGGAAAAGAATTTCCGTAAAGCCATTGAGATGGCCGAATCCTTGTCCCCGATCGTGCTCTGGATCGATGAAATTGAGAAAGCCATGGTCGCCGGAGGCGGGAGCGGCGAGGCCGACGCAGGCTTAAGCCGCCGACTCTTCGGGGCGTTTCTCACGTGGCTGCAGGAGAAAAAACAGGATGTGTTCGTCATCGCCACAGCCAATGATCTCTCGTCCTTGCCACCGGAACTCTTGCGAAAAGGGCGGTTTGACGAAATCTTTTTCGTCGACCTACCGGACGATACCGAACGAGCATCCATCTGGAACATTCACCTGAGTTTGCGCAAGCAAGACCGTGCTCAATTCGACCTCGGTACAATCGTCAGTGCCAGTGATGGGTTCAGCGGCTCTGAGATCGAGCAGGCCGTCGTTGCGGCGCTTTATCGGGCCCTCCATCGGAAAACGCCGCTCACAACCGATCTCCTCATTGAAGAATTGACCCAGACGGTTCCCCTTTCGGTCACCAGACGGGAAGACATCGATGCACTCCGCCGAACAGCCGAAGGCCGATTCGTGAACGTGCGGTAG
- a CDS encoding MBL fold metallo-hydrolase, protein MTALIRKTFSVPPLGCNCSIIGDPVTKQAVVIDPGGAPERILREVQQLGCTVSHILHTHAHLDHFLASSEIKKATGAVICLHQEDLHLWNNLELQCRVFGVSYVPALPPDHWLTDEEKVMLGQVPIVALHTPGHTPGSISFYLPNDKLVLAGDTLFRGSIGRTDLWGGNFEAIEQSIRERLYTLDETTTVITGHGPDTEIGLEKESNQFIRV, encoded by the coding sequence ATGACGGCGTTGATCCGGAAAACCTTCTCGGTCCCTCCGCTGGGCTGCAATTGCTCGATCATCGGCGATCCGGTCACGAAGCAAGCGGTTGTGATCGATCCTGGCGGCGCACCCGAACGAATTCTCCGTGAAGTGCAGCAGCTGGGGTGCACGGTCAGCCATATTCTCCATACCCATGCCCATCTCGACCACTTTTTGGCATCTAGCGAAATCAAGAAGGCGACCGGCGCGGTGATTTGTCTCCATCAGGAGGATCTCCACTTGTGGAACAATCTGGAGCTCCAATGTCGTGTATTCGGGGTCTCGTACGTGCCGGCCCTGCCGCCCGACCATTGGCTGACCGATGAGGAAAAGGTCATGCTGGGGCAGGTGCCGATCGTGGCGCTCCATACACCAGGCCACACGCCTGGGTCGATCAGTTTTTATCTGCCCAATGACAAGCTCGTGCTGGCCGGCGATACGCTCTTCCGGGGGAGCATCGGCCGGACCGACTTATGGGGTGGGAACTTTGAGGCCATCGAACAGTCGATTCGCGAGCGACTCTATACGCTCGATGAGACCACGACGGTGATAACCGGACATGGACCGGACACGGAAATTGGTCTCGAAAAAGAATCGAATCAGTTTATCCGTGTGTGA
- the trpS gene encoding tryptophan--tRNA ligase: MTTPRSRVLSGMQPSGLMHLGNYLGALENWKALQEQYDCYFFVADWHALSTNYADTSRIRTFVREMLIDWLAGGIDPERSTIFIQSRIPEHAILHLLLSMMTPISWLERNPTYKEKQEEIKEKDLTTYGFLGYPVLQAADILLYKPDFVPVGKDQLPHLELTRELARRFNDIYKTPVFPEPKEHLTKFPKVIGTDGRKMSKSYHNTINLSDTEPVVRQKLKTMVTDPARVRRTDPGNPDICPVYEFHNIYSPQVVKDQINTDCRTAAIGCIDCKKLVADRMVEQLAPIWDKRATLTQAPSRVDEIVEAGSTRAATVASATLREVNEAMKI, encoded by the coding sequence ATGACGACACCACGAAGCCGAGTCCTGAGCGGTATGCAACCCAGCGGACTCATGCACCTTGGGAATTACCTGGGGGCCTTGGAAAACTGGAAGGCACTACAAGAACAGTACGACTGCTACTTCTTCGTGGCCGACTGGCATGCCCTCTCCACTAACTACGCCGACACGAGCCGGATTCGCACGTTCGTCCGTGAAATGCTGATCGATTGGCTCGCCGGCGGCATCGACCCGGAACGGTCCACGATCTTCATTCAGTCTCGCATCCCCGAACATGCCATCCTGCATCTCCTGCTTTCGATGATGACGCCGATCTCCTGGTTGGAGCGGAACCCGACGTACAAAGAAAAGCAAGAAGAAATTAAAGAGAAGGATCTCACCACCTATGGGTTTCTCGGCTACCCGGTCCTGCAGGCGGCCGACATTCTCTTGTACAAACCCGACTTCGTGCCGGTAGGGAAAGATCAGCTGCCTCATCTCGAGCTGACGCGAGAACTGGCCCGGCGGTTCAACGATATCTATAAGACGCCGGTGTTCCCGGAGCCGAAGGAACATCTGACCAAGTTCCCCAAGGTGATCGGCACCGACGGGCGAAAGATGAGTAAGAGTTACCACAACACCATCAACCTCTCGGATACCGAACCGGTCGTCCGGCAAAAGCTCAAGACCATGGTCACCGACCCAGCGCGAGTGAGACGGACAGACCCCGGTAATCCCGACATCTGTCCCGTCTACGAATTTCACAACATCTATTCACCTCAAGTAGTGAAGGACCAGATCAATACGGATTGCCGAACCGCGGCCATCGGCTGTATCGACTGCAAGAAACTGGTCGCAGACCGTATGGTGGAACAGCTGGCACCGATCTGGGACAAGCGCGCCACGCTGACGCAAGCGCCTTCTCGTGTCGATGAGATCGTCGAAGCCGGCAGCACGCGCGCCGCTACGGTCGCCAGTGCGACGCTGCGCGAAGTGAACGAGGCGATGAAGATCTAA
- a CDS encoding site-2 protease family protein: protein MSSLSQILHTISYMGLPLLFAMVLHEYAHGWVAAKCGDSTAKLQGRLTINPLAHIDPLGTVILPLMCLMMGSFLFGWAKPVPVDLRNLRQPRRDMALVAAAGPGMNLILAVSSALLLALLLTIEPTLSLRGSAEAETSPGLLATMVFRPLAVMALYSVMINVFLALFNLLPIPPLDGGRILMAILPAKPAMTLARLEPYGMLILVGLIVFDKELGVIHTITGTFAKGLSGTILSTALGLRPGVAQ, encoded by the coding sequence ATGAGTTCTCTCTCGCAAATCCTTCACACCATCTCGTACATGGGGCTCCCTCTCTTGTTTGCCATGGTGCTTCATGAATACGCCCATGGCTGGGTGGCGGCAAAATGCGGCGACTCCACCGCGAAACTTCAAGGGCGACTCACCATCAACCCCCTCGCGCATATCGATCCCTTGGGTACCGTGATTCTGCCCTTGATGTGTTTGATGATGGGGAGTTTTCTCTTCGGCTGGGCAAAACCGGTCCCGGTCGACCTGAGAAATCTACGTCAGCCCCGCCGTGATATGGCCCTGGTGGCAGCGGCTGGACCAGGGATGAATCTGATCTTGGCGGTATCCAGTGCGCTGTTGTTGGCCCTACTCCTTACGATCGAGCCGACCTTGTCACTCCGCGGTTCAGCAGAAGCCGAGACGTCCCCCGGACTTCTGGCAACCATGGTGTTTCGTCCTCTCGCCGTGATGGCGCTCTATTCCGTGATGATCAACGTCTTCCTCGCACTCTTCAACTTGCTGCCGATCCCGCCTCTCGACGGCGGGCGAATCTTGATGGCGATTCTTCCCGCCAAGCCGGCCATGACCTTGGCGCGATTGGAACCGTATGGCATGCTTATCCTCGTAGGGCTGATCGTGTTCGACAAGGAGCTGGGTGTGATCCACACCATCACTGGTACGTTTGCAAAGGGCCTGTCCGGAACGATCCTCTCGACCGCGCTCGGCCTGCGCCCGGGAGTCGCCCAATGA